The following coding sequences are from one Arachis hypogaea cultivar Tifrunner chromosome 7, arahy.Tifrunner.gnm2.J5K5, whole genome shotgun sequence window:
- the LOC112701295 gene encoding uncharacterized protein — MCGNGGKVSLPRVNAPQELLEIFLDPSTEGSHFRKHICRYNHVFSFTSCGVHIDKQLAITGRGIYTFRAQGSIYHSIGGFYLDQDTRPRFLQLYIYDTEHKLQNRMLENTQLHKTLVFKLQQLLHRYNPFLHVFRQLAQRSNVHECSLVIRKRPANQPQYSLPTTSQVAAIIVGDDIETMIRGQDIKVQTHTGSLRRIQKFVAYYDPLQYPLLFPFGTHGWDINTRSQSGGKVSCRTYNSYMLQICPDDHSTVLQEGKLRWVRTRQKKLRAELYQGLQDALHTGEINAKNIGRKRTILPSSFIGSRRDMTQQYEDGMAIVLKEGKPDIFLTMTCNPSWTEITSELNLVQTLQDRPDLTTRIFRAKFEQLKEDVITKGVLGKVKSYIYVTEFQKRGLPHVHMLLILENNDKLIDPEHYDSLVRAEIPSKEVEPHLHNAILKYIIHGPCETLDQKSLQRKHKEVTTHISNISDDSTHQYQLTKMSQLTIDG, encoded by the exons ATGTGTGGTAATGGGGGAAAAGTCTCTCTTCCCCGAGTAAATGCTCCTCAAGAATTGCTTGAAATCTTCCTGGACCCCTCTACAGAAGGAAGCCATTTTAGAAAACATATTTGTAGATACAATCATGTATTTTCCTTTACTTCATGTGGTGTGCACATAGACAAACAACTAGCTATAACAGGTCGTGGTATATATACATTTCGTGCTCAAGGCTCAATATATCACAGTATAGGGGGATTTTATCTGGATCAGGACACGCGACCACGTTTTTTGCAACTGTACATATATGATACTGAGCACAAGTTGCAGAATAGGATGCTAGAGAACACGCAACTAcataaaacattagttttcaagttACAACAATTGCTACACCGGTATAATCCTTTTCTCCATGTGTTTCGCCAGCTTGCACAACGGTCAAATGTACATGAGTGTAGTTTGGTCATTAGAAAGAGGCCTGCTAATCAGCCACAATATAGTCTTCCAACTACGTCGCAGGTAGCAGCTATAATTGTTGGTGATGACATTGAAACAATGATTCGTGGGCAAGATATTAAGGTGCAAACTCATACTGGCAGCCTACGAAGGATTCAGAAATTCGTTGCCTATTACGATCCACTACAGtatcctcttctttttccatTTGGAACTCATGGATGGGATATCAATACTCGAAGTCAAAGTGGTGGCAAAGTATCATGCCGAACATATAATAGCTATATGCTCCAG ATCTGTCCCGATGATCATTCCACCGTATTGCAAGAAGG AAAGTTAAGATGGGTTCGAACTAGACAGAAGAAATTACGGGCTGAATTATACCAAGGCTTACAAGATGCCTTGCACACAGGAGAAATCAATGCAA AAAatattggaagaaaaagaacaataTTACCATCGTCGTTCATTGGTAGCCGTCGTGACATGACCCAACAATATGAAGATGGAATGGCAATTGTTCTTAAAGAGGGCAAGCCAGATATTTTTCTCACAATGACATGCAATCCATCTTGGACTGAAATAACTTCAGAACTCAACCTAGTTCAAACTCTACAAGACCGTCCAGATCTAACAACAAGAATTTTTCGAGCCAAATTTGAACAGCTGAAAGAGGATGTAATTACTAAGGGTGTCTTGGGAAAGGTGAAGAGCTATATTTATGTCACTGAGTTTCAAAAAAGAGGGTTGCCACATGTACATATGTTACTAATCTTAGAAAATAATGACAAGTTAATTGACCCAGAGCATTATGATAGTTTGGTACGTGCAGAGATACCATCTAAAGAAGTAGAACCACACCTACATAATGcaatactaaaatatattattcatgGTCCTTGCGAAACACTTGATCAAAAGAGTTTGCAGCGAAAACATAAAGAAGTGACGACTCATATCAGCAATATAAGCGATGATTCGACACACCAATACCAATTAACCAAAATGTCACAGTTAACAATAGATGGGTAG